Proteins from a single region of Neomonachus schauinslandi chromosome 10, ASM220157v2, whole genome shotgun sequence:
- the SOWAHC gene encoding ankyrin repeat domain-containing protein SOWAHC — MEGPAEFSPEAVLRFLLERGGRARHAELVRHFRGALGGEPEQRTRARALFKELVNAVATVRTDPADGSKYVHLKKRFLEEAPPSEAVPPRDLPSISVTAEPESSSCAPGAPDGLVETRESGLCAETASPEASPSPRCEPSDEEPPAAAPGRPSAAGESRNGPPLSGGARRKNSRRDMQPPPRGPVPGPSEDLAPPPHGCGEMDSGSSPGGVTTPRSTRQNLRDLVMGSSPQLKRSVCPGGSSPGSSSGGLRGKGGGDSDSASVASSSAEEESSGGGSVTLDPLEHAWMLSASDGKWDSLEGLLTCEPGLLAKRDFITGFTCLHWAAKHGRQELLAMLVNFANKHQLAVNINARTSGGYTALHLAAMHGHVEVVKLLVGAYDADVDIRDYSGKKASQYLSQSIAEEIKNLVGALDEDDGESATGSGGGRWRLSKVLPSHLITYKLSHVLEDGGDHHHHHHHHHLTEGWAGAKAKDPGRKGPGSSSGRIKPRLNKIRFRTQIIHTTPSFRDPEQPLEEGEEEEEDRPLKGHSSSFKLRPKSNVFG, encoded by the coding sequence ATGGAGGGGCCGGCGGAGTTCAGCCCCGAAGCCGTGCTGCGCTTCCTCTTGGAGCGCGGGGGTCGGGCCCGGCACGCCGAGCTGGTGCGGCACTTCAGGGGTGCCCTGGGCGGCGAGCCCGAGCAGCGCACCCGCGCCCGCGCCCTTTTCAAGGAGCTGGTCAATGCGGTGGCCACGGTGCGCACCGACCCTGCCGACGGCTCTAAGTACGTGCACCTTAAGAAGAGGTTCTTGGAGGAGGCCCCACCGTCCGAAGCCGTGCCCCCACGGGACCTCCCCAGCATCTCGGTGACTGCAGAGCCCGAGTCCAGCAGCTGCGCCCCTGGGGCGCCCGACGGCCTGGTCGAGACCCGGGAGAGCGGCCTGTGCGCAGAGACGGCGTCCCCGGAGGCGTCCCCAAGTCCGCGTTGCGAGCCGAGCGATGAGGAGCCCCCGGCCGCAGCGCCTGGGCGGCCAAGCGCGGCGGGCGAGAGCCGGAACGGGCCGCCCCTGAGCGGCGGTGCCCGGAGGAAAAACTCGCGGCGAGACATGCAACCTCCCCCCCGGGGACCGGTCCCCGGGCCCAGCGAGGACCTGGCGCCCCCGCCCCACGGCTGCGGCGAGATGGACTCGGGCAGCTCACCCGGGGGCGTAACCACCCCAAGGTCTACCCGCCAGAACCTCCGGGACCTTGTGATGGGCAGCTCCCCGCAGCTGAAGAGGAGCGTCTGTCCCGGGGGGAGCAGCCCGGGCAGCTCCTCTGGGGGACTACGCGGCAAAGGCGGGGGCGACTCAGACAGCGCATCAGTCGCTTCGTCGTCGGCAGAGGAGGAGAGCAGCGGCGGGGGTTCAGTGACGCTGGACCCTCTAGAACACGCCTGGATGCTCTCAGCCTCTGACGGCAAGTGGGACAGCCTGGAAGGGTTGCTCACCTGCGAGCCCGGCCTGCTCGCCAAGCGAGACTTTATCACTGGCTTCACCTGCCTGCACTGGGCCGCCAAGCACGGCAGGCAGGAGCTCCTGGCCATGCTGGTCAACTTCGCTAACAAACACCAGCTGGCAGTGAACATCAACGCCAGGACAAGCGGAGGCTACACTGCCCTGCACTTAGCTGCCATGCACGGGCACGTGGAGGTGGTGAAGTTGCTGGTGGGGGCTTACGACGCAGACGTGGACATCAGGGACTACAGTGGGAAAAAGGCCTCTCAGTACCTGAGTCAGAGCATCGCGGAGGAAATCAAGAACCTGGTGGGAGCCCTGGACGAGGACGATGGAGAGAGTGCCACTGGCAGCGGGGGTGGGCGTTGGAGGCTTTCAAAGGTGCTCCCTTCACACCTCATCACCTACAAACTCTCACATGTTCTGGAGGATGGAGGggatcatcaccatcatcaccaccaccaccacttgaCTGAGGGATGGGCTGGAGCCAAAGCAAAGGATCCAGGTCGCAAGGGCCCCGGCAGCTCTAGTGGACGAATAAAACCCAGACTCAACAAAATCCGCTTCCGCACCCAGATCATCCACACTACACCGTCTTTCAGAGACCCGGAGCAGCcactggaggagggggaggaggaagaggaggaccgGCCTCTTAAAGGCCACTCATCCTCATTCAAACTGAGGCCGAAGTCCAATGTATTTGggtaa